GATAACGTATTTTTCTACGGTGGTCAGCTGAGGTGCCGCTTTTTCCACAATGGGCAGCAAATCCTCGTCCACAAAGATTATTTTATCTTCGGCGTGATTGATAACATGAATAACATGTTCGGGAAACAGGCGCAGGTTCAGGGTATGTAGAACTGACCCGCTGCAGGTAATGGCAAAGTATAATTCCAGGTGGCGGTGGTTGTTCCAGGCAAAGGTGCCGATTTTGTCGCCCTGCTTAACATCCAGTGCTTGCAAAACATTGGCCAGTTTGCAGACTCTGGGATAAAAATCTCCGTAGGTATATCTCATATCCCGGTCTAATCCACGGGAAAAGATCTCCTTTTTGGGAAATAACTTGTACGCTCTCTCCAGCATGGTCTTGATGAGTAATTGGTGATTCATCATCATTGGCATCCCCGGCAACTTTTGAAGAAGCCGGGTTTCACCTCCTTAAGTGCTGTTATTATGGAGCTTTAAGTTTCCCGGCATTTGCCCGGCAGCCGGGCGGTACACTATGCCGCCTGTGTTATTCTCAGTTACCTGTACTAACTTTATTTCCATCAGAAAGTCCAGATGGGCACAGGTTTCAGCCATGGCAAGATAAACATTCCAGCCCCGGACCTGCCCATAGAGCTTTAGTGCCAGTTGGTAAGGGGTGAGACCGTCTGCCAAAAGCGTCAGTACTGTCTGCAGGCGCACTTGATGTTCCTGGCGAACATGGGCAATCCTTTCAGCGATGTTTTGAAACGGGTCGCCGTGCCCCGGCAGTACGGTGCGGGCAGGAAGTCCTTCCAGCCGCTGCAGTGTTTTCAGAAATTCCGTAAGGCTTGGGGTGCGCTCTCCCATGTGAAGTTCGGGCATGGGGTTGGGGCTGACATTTTCCAGTAAAGTATCGCCGCCAAAGAGTATTTGCTTTTCGGCTTCGTAAAAAGCCATATGACCGTGGCAGTGGCCCGGTGTGGCCACCACCGACAAGGTTAACCGGCCGCAGGAAAATTCATCTCCGTCCGATAGTGGCTGATAGTCTTTAAGATTGCCGTAGTAGCGGATGTCGCCAACTTTGCGAAACGAGGCAATCATTTCTTCAGGAACGCCGGTCTGTCGGAGAAACTTTTCTCGCAGGGCAAACATATCTATGCCGGAGAGCTTTTGGGCTTCAGCAGGATGGATAAAAATTTCTGCGCCTTGCTCTTGTAGCCAAGAGGCCAGTCCGGCGTGATCGCTGTGTCCGTGGGTGATTAGGACCCGGCCGATATCCTGCGGGGCCAGGCCCTCCCGGGCCAGTGCAGTTGCCATTGCTTCTTGGCCCACAGGCCACATGGTACCGGTATCAATCAGGGTGGGGATATCCCCCTGCAGCAGGTAAACATTGGTGGGGCCAATGGGAAAAGGAGTGGGTATAAGAAGGCGGGTGCAGCCGTACTGCTGCAGTGACTGGTGTGGGTAGCCCCGCTGCGCAGAACGGTTTCTATTCGTAGTCATAAAATCCTTTACCGGATTTGCGGCCCAGGCGTCCTGCCCGGACCATTTTTCTTAACAGGGGACAGGCCCGGTATTTGGAGTCACCCATTTCCGCATAAAGGTTATCCAATACCATCAGCATCACATCCAGCCCTACCAAATCACAGAGGGCCAGTGGGCCAATTGGGTGATTTGCCCCCAGCTGCATCCCTTTGTCAATATCTTCACGGGAAGCCACACCTTCCTGCAGGACAAAAACTGCTTCATTTAGCATGGGAACAAGAATGCGGTTTACCACAAAAAGCGGTGCTTCATTGACGGCAATGGGTTCCTTGCCCAAAGTCTGTGATAAAGACATGGCGGCAGAAAAGATTTCATCGGAGGTGGCGTCACCGCGGATGACCTCCACCAGCTTCATCACCGGCACCGGGTTAAAAAAGTGCATTCCTACCATACGGTCCGGACGGTTAGTGGCGGCGCCCATTTCGGTGATGCTCAAACCGGAAGTGTTGGAGGCAAACCAGGTCTGGGGCTTACATATCCGGTCCAGCTCAGCGTAAATCTCCCTCTTTTTGGCCATATCCTCAAAGATGGCTTCAATTACAACGTCCACATCCTGCATTTGTGCCAGACTGGTGGTGATGGTCAGTTTGGCCAGGCGGTCATCGGCCTCCTGCTGGGTGATTTTCCCCTTCTTTACCGCACGTCCCAAATTGGAAGCTATGGATTTTTTGCCGCGCTGGATAAATTCATCGGCCACATCCTGGAGCACCACGGCAAATCCGGCATTAAGAGCCACTGTGGCAATGCCGCTGCCCATGGTGCCGGCACCTATCACACCGATCTTTTGTATCGACATAGTCCTCCCCCTTCCTAAAGCTGTTCAATAATAACCGCCATACCCATACCGCCGCCCACACACAGTGTGGCCAGGCCGTATCTTTTCTGGCGTCGGCGCTGTTCATTTAAGAGGCTTAGGATTATCCGGGCGCCGGTAGAGCCCACCGGATGTCCCAGAGCTACTCCGCTGCCGTTGACATTGACGATGTTGCGGTTTAAGTTTAGCAGTTTTTCACAGGCCAGATACTGGGCGGCAAAAGCTTCATTTACCTCAATCAGGCCAATGTCACCCATGTTCAGCCCGGCCTTCTCCAATGCTTTTAAAGTGGCGGGCACCGGGCCGTAACCCATCAGCTCCGGCTCCACCCCCGCCCACGCATAGCTGACCAGCCTGCCC
This region of Dethiobacter alkaliphilus AHT 1 genomic DNA includes:
- a CDS encoding MBL fold metallo-hydrolase encodes the protein MTTNRNRSAQRGYPHQSLQQYGCTRLLIPTPFPIGPTNVYLLQGDIPTLIDTGTMWPVGQEAMATALAREGLAPQDIGRVLITHGHSDHAGLASWLQEQGAEIFIHPAEAQKLSGIDMFALREKFLRQTGVPEEMIASFRKVGDIRYYGNLKDYQPLSDGDEFSCGRLTLSVVATPGHCHGHMAFYEAEKQILFGGDTLLENVSPNPMPELHMGERTPSLTEFLKTLQRLEGLPARTVLPGHGDPFQNIAERIAHVRQEHQVRLQTVLTLLADGLTPYQLALKLYGQVRGWNVYLAMAETCAHLDFLMEIKLVQVTENNTGGIVYRPAAGQMPGNLKLHNNST
- a CDS encoding 3-hydroxybutyryl-CoA dehydrogenase, with the protein product MSIQKIGVIGAGTMGSGIATVALNAGFAVVLQDVADEFIQRGKKSIASNLGRAVKKGKITQQEADDRLAKLTITTSLAQMQDVDVVIEAIFEDMAKKREIYAELDRICKPQTWFASNTSGLSITEMGAATNRPDRMVGMHFFNPVPVMKLVEVIRGDATSDEIFSAAMSLSQTLGKEPIAVNEAPLFVVNRILVPMLNEAVFVLQEGVASREDIDKGMQLGANHPIGPLALCDLVGLDVMLMVLDNLYAEMGDSKYRACPLLRKMVRAGRLGRKSGKGFYDYE